In one window of Osmia lignaria lignaria isolate PbOS001 chromosome 11, iyOsmLign1, whole genome shotgun sequence DNA:
- the LOC117610446 gene encoding erythroid differentiation-related factor 1 isoform X1 has product MSESSDSKVDIVNPMSVAVPADSPKKPVKSTAVVKYSTVQTPATYAQLQCNTDLNLPPSNWLSSSAESYGLQSVWSQTSGFSSFRMAHMFPDCVGEVDVVSDAENIKKLLKLPYNHGIISMVVHRIENTLLLDDFDIHKYLLRQAESDWEWLKKFFYEHIFQNLGDKEKRLFHKTSSRNTLQQKNLVSKFLYRSIVVADEKEQHVKPQLPVKTLEPCLPEPTQEEKVPDPNYNHNFARNIVWTFENIQMLIGTDMPIFGGLTHPCISLRLRDMTKPINVLTGIDYWLDNLMCNVPEVVMCYHLDGIVQKYELIKTEDLPNLDHSKFSPKVIRDVAQNILSFLKNNATKAGHTYWLFKGKDDEVVKLYDLTSLCHDVSDEKGQNPFTVPVAMLLYRVARNMKYSSDYHRQQGTIRMLLKNCIQLLTKEKYPQIVTSAHFMLSDLYIPSDTDPVSPGLSDQSDEEDTQSESSAFHESEKDEEEENEADAIKSLTLANIKEHAECEEPKYKPPPISGTIKERCLAALEHVCYGLECLQYFPTNDNTEEEEKEAEVQEKVKKQYEESHLNMAKPFEAIPMPYTSLKEKEKEKEKEKEKDVEREESSINTSPIHKKKLKQKKGKKGEKVITKEETIENEPKALLCKLKAETLPTWQAPKKSDNISWNAHLKTLLYEKASLIFAVLAEHEYANRNYGASLRYMLAVLRCQKILEIFCGIRNDKSISYLLGRAGDCCFMAVQDWCNVEKHRKDYETKNGIEERIVEEICSMEDLDMNGAELLPQRLESLEFTLVASYKCYEKALSLEPLEMDKKNLLRRLGNIHNELGVLYMNQAGTRYQQENASEETESSAGVTALLARSLTHLEAGVKAFETVHDEVNLALLHSNTGRLMRLCAHMHVKENSQERNFYNKALASYQKALQVLGCRKRNPMIWDTITWDLSTTLFTMATLLQDYPTGGCKTEEELEREVVDILQKALKHCDIETPGPRQPVYQFRAATIQHRLASLYHRVYREYEPDTDNIKRKTSLQLCKLYYDKAAKLLLALEQPTEFLTVQMERVALAEHQARCATTFNGKLKAYQNGLELILQCRPIMDILCDKNNSSQKQKIECRRNAVRNKVTKDILEEGKGSEEEKLIEDEERLVVLLEQRLQFILRSLTKLFVSKNSNKKESETLASLYKQCYSKTLRPVTMTGLTLIEHIAQLLRELEKMLSSIES; this is encoded by the exons ATGTCAGAAAGTTCGGATAGTAAAGTTGATATC GTCAACCCTATGTCTGTGGCTGTACCAGCCGATTCACCCAAGAAACCGGTCAAGTCTACAGCAGTTGTAAAATATTCAACTGTTCAGACACCAGCAACTTATGCTCAATTACAATGTAATACAGATTTAAATTTACCTCCAAGCAATTGGTTAAGTAGCTCTGCAGAGAGTTATGGATTGCAGAGCGTTTGGTCTCAGACTTCTGGATTTTCTAGTTTTCGTATGGCACATATGTTTCCTGATTGTGTCGGGGAAGTTGACGTGGTATCTGATgcagaaaatataaagaaattgcTGAAGCTACCTTACAATCATGGAATAATATCCATGGTGGTTCATAGAATTGAAAATACTTTACTATTGGATGATTTTGATATTCATAAGTATTTGCTTAGACAAGCGGAAAGCGATTGGGAATGgctgaaaaaatttttttacgaGCACATTTTCCAAAATCTAGGGGATAAAGAGAAACGTCTGTTTCACAAGACAAGTAGTAGAAATACTTTGCAACAAAAAAACTTGGTATCCAAGTTTTTGTATCGCTCCATAGTAGTAGCAGATGAGAAAGAGCAACACGTGAAACCACAGTTGCCTGTGAAAACATTAGAACCTTGTTTACCAGAACCTACGCAAGAAGAAAAAGTGCCAGACCCAAATTATAATCACAATTTTGCAAGAAACATTGTGTGGACTTTTGAAAATATACAGATGCTTATTGGTACCGATATGCCAATATTTGGAGGGCTAACACACCCTTGTATAAGTCTGAGGTTAAGAGATATGACCAAACCCATTAATGTTTTAACCGGTATAGATTACTGGCTGGATAACTTGATGTGTAATGTCCCAGAAGTGGTGATGTGTTATCATTTGGATGGTATcgtgcaaaaatatgaattaataaaGACGGAAGATCTTCCTAATTTAGATCATTCTAAATTCAGTCCGAAAGTTATCAGAGATGTTGCTCAAAATATTTTaagttttttgaaaaataatgcaACCAAAGCTGGACATACTTATTGGTTGTTTAAAG GCAAGGACGATGAGGTGGTAAAATTGTATGATTTAACGTCTTTGTGCCACGATGTATCAGATGAGAAGGGTCAAAATCCATTTACTGTACCTGTTGCTATGCTACTGTATAGGGTAGCTCGTAACATGAAGTATTCTTCCGATTATCATAGACAACAGGGTACCATTAGAATGCTATTAAAGAACTGCATACAATTGTTAACTAAAGAAAAGTATCCTCAAATTGTGACATCTGCACATTTTATGTTGTCCGATCTTTACATACCATCGGATACAGATCCAGTTAGTCCTGGATTGTCCGATCAGAGCGACGAAGAAGATACTCAGAGCGAATCTAGTGCATTTCATGAAAGCGAAAAGGAtgaggaagaagaaaacgaagCGGATGCAATAAAATCTTTGACATTAGCTAATA TCAAGGAACATGCAGAATGCGAGGAACCGAAATACAAACCACCACCGATTTCCGGCACAATTAAAGAACGATGTTTAGCTGCTTTAGAACACGTCTGTTACGGACTCGAATGTTTACAATACTTTCCGACCAATGACAACaccgaagaggaagaaaaagaagcagagGTACAGGAAAAGGTGAAGAAACAGTATGAAGAAAGTCATTTAAATATGGCAAAACCATTTGAGGCAATTCCCATGCCTTATACGTCCttgaaggaaaaggaaaaggaaaaggaaaaggaaaaggaaaaggacgtTGAAAGAGAGGAAAGTTCGATAAATACTAGTCCTATTCATAAGAAGAAGTTGAAACAAAAAAAGGGTAAAAAGGGTGAGAAAGTTAtaacgaaagaagaaacgatAGAAAATGAACCGAAAGCACTGTTATGTAAGCTTAAGGCCGAAACTTTACCTACGTGGCAGGCGCCTAAAAAAAGCGATAACATCAGTTGGAATGCTCACTTGAAGACACTATTATATGAGAAAGCTTCGTTAATCTTCGCTGTACTCGCGGAACATGAATACGCGAATAGAAATTATGGGGCGTCACTGAGATATATGTTAGCAGTATTACGCTGTCAGAAGATATTGGAGATCTTTTGTGGTATAAGAAATGACAAGTCGATCAGTTATTTATTAGGTCGAGCGGGAGATTGTTGCTTTATGGCTGTACAAGATTGGTGTAACGTTGAAAAACACAGAAAGGATTATGAAACGAAGAATGGGATCGAAGAAAGGATCGTCGAAGAAATATGTAGTATGGAAGATTTAGATATGA ATGGTGCTGAATTGCTGCCACAACGTTTAGAGAGTTTGGAATTTACTTTAGTAGCGTCTTACAAATGTTACGAAAAAGCCTTATCATTAGAACCATTGGAAATggataaaaaaaatcttttaagaCGTTTAGGAAACATTCATAACGAATTAGGTGTGCTTTACATGAATCAAGCTGGAA caCGTTATCAGCAAGAAAATGCATCAGAAGAAACAGAATCATCTGCTGGTGTAACAGCGTTGCTTGCTCGTTCATTAACTCATTTAGAAGCGGGTGTGAAAGCTTTTGAAACGGTTCACGATGAAGTAAATTTAGCACTTTTACACTCAAATACAGGAAGACTTATGCGACTTTGCGCACACATGCATGTAAAAGAAAACAGCCAAGAACGTAATTTCTATAATAAAGCACTTGCGAGTTATCAAAAAGCGTTGCAAGTTTTAGGTTGTAGAAAGAGAAATCCTATGATTTGGGATACCATTACATGGGACCTGTCTACTACTTTGTTTACTATGGCTACCTTGTTACAGGATTATCCAACAGGTGGATGCAAA ACAGAGGAAGAATTGGAACGCGAAGTCGTCGATATTTTACAAAAAGCTCTGAAACATTGCGATATCGAAACACCTGGACCACGGCAACCAGTATATCAATTTCGTGCGGCAACTATTCAACATCGTCTCGCATCTCTGTACCATCGTGTTTACAGAGAATACGAACCGGACACGGATAACATTAAAAGGAAAACAAGTTTACAATTGTGCAAGTTGTATTATGATAAGGCTGCAAAGTTGTTGTTAGCTTTAGAGCAACCTACAGAATTTCTAACCGTACAAATGGAAAGGGTTGCTTTAGCTGAACATCAAGCACGTT GCGCAACAACCTTTAATGGGAAATTGAAAGCATACCAAAACGGTCTGGAATTAATATTACAATGTAGACCTATTATGGATATATTGTGTGATAAAAACAACAGTAGTCAGAAACAGAAGATAGAATGTAGAAGAAATGCTGTCAGGAACAAAGTAACGAAAGATATCCTCGAGGAAGGAAAAGGAAGCGAGGAAGAAAAGTTGATAGAAGACGAAGAACGTTTAGTGGTGTTACTTGAACAGAGATTACAATTTATCTTGCGATCTCTAACGAAATTATTTGTTAGCAAGAACAGTAATAAGAAAGA GTCTGAAACGCTGGCCAGCTTGTACAAACAGTGTTATAGTAAAACATTACGACCAGTCACAATGACCGGTTTGACGTTAATAGAACACATTGCGCAACTTTTACGAGAATTGGAGAAAATGTTATCGTCTATAGAATCTTGA
- the LOC117610446 gene encoding erythroid differentiation-related factor 1 isoform X2: protein MSVAVPADSPKKPVKSTAVVKYSTVQTPATYAQLQCNTDLNLPPSNWLSSSAESYGLQSVWSQTSGFSSFRMAHMFPDCVGEVDVVSDAENIKKLLKLPYNHGIISMVVHRIENTLLLDDFDIHKYLLRQAESDWEWLKKFFYEHIFQNLGDKEKRLFHKTSSRNTLQQKNLVSKFLYRSIVVADEKEQHVKPQLPVKTLEPCLPEPTQEEKVPDPNYNHNFARNIVWTFENIQMLIGTDMPIFGGLTHPCISLRLRDMTKPINVLTGIDYWLDNLMCNVPEVVMCYHLDGIVQKYELIKTEDLPNLDHSKFSPKVIRDVAQNILSFLKNNATKAGHTYWLFKGKDDEVVKLYDLTSLCHDVSDEKGQNPFTVPVAMLLYRVARNMKYSSDYHRQQGTIRMLLKNCIQLLTKEKYPQIVTSAHFMLSDLYIPSDTDPVSPGLSDQSDEEDTQSESSAFHESEKDEEEENEADAIKSLTLANIKEHAECEEPKYKPPPISGTIKERCLAALEHVCYGLECLQYFPTNDNTEEEEKEAEVQEKVKKQYEESHLNMAKPFEAIPMPYTSLKEKEKEKEKEKEKDVEREESSINTSPIHKKKLKQKKGKKGEKVITKEETIENEPKALLCKLKAETLPTWQAPKKSDNISWNAHLKTLLYEKASLIFAVLAEHEYANRNYGASLRYMLAVLRCQKILEIFCGIRNDKSISYLLGRAGDCCFMAVQDWCNVEKHRKDYETKNGIEERIVEEICSMEDLDMNGAELLPQRLESLEFTLVASYKCYEKALSLEPLEMDKKNLLRRLGNIHNELGVLYMNQAGTRYQQENASEETESSAGVTALLARSLTHLEAGVKAFETVHDEVNLALLHSNTGRLMRLCAHMHVKENSQERNFYNKALASYQKALQVLGCRKRNPMIWDTITWDLSTTLFTMATLLQDYPTGGCKTEEELEREVVDILQKALKHCDIETPGPRQPVYQFRAATIQHRLASLYHRVYREYEPDTDNIKRKTSLQLCKLYYDKAAKLLLALEQPTEFLTVQMERVALAEHQARCATTFNGKLKAYQNGLELILQCRPIMDILCDKNNSSQKQKIECRRNAVRNKVTKDILEEGKGSEEEKLIEDEERLVVLLEQRLQFILRSLTKLFVSKNSNKKESETLASLYKQCYSKTLRPVTMTGLTLIEHIAQLLRELEKMLSSIES, encoded by the exons ATGTCTGTGGCTGTACCAGCCGATTCACCCAAGAAACCGGTCAAGTCTACAGCAGTTGTAAAATATTCAACTGTTCAGACACCAGCAACTTATGCTCAATTACAATGTAATACAGATTTAAATTTACCTCCAAGCAATTGGTTAAGTAGCTCTGCAGAGAGTTATGGATTGCAGAGCGTTTGGTCTCAGACTTCTGGATTTTCTAGTTTTCGTATGGCACATATGTTTCCTGATTGTGTCGGGGAAGTTGACGTGGTATCTGATgcagaaaatataaagaaattgcTGAAGCTACCTTACAATCATGGAATAATATCCATGGTGGTTCATAGAATTGAAAATACTTTACTATTGGATGATTTTGATATTCATAAGTATTTGCTTAGACAAGCGGAAAGCGATTGGGAATGgctgaaaaaatttttttacgaGCACATTTTCCAAAATCTAGGGGATAAAGAGAAACGTCTGTTTCACAAGACAAGTAGTAGAAATACTTTGCAACAAAAAAACTTGGTATCCAAGTTTTTGTATCGCTCCATAGTAGTAGCAGATGAGAAAGAGCAACACGTGAAACCACAGTTGCCTGTGAAAACATTAGAACCTTGTTTACCAGAACCTACGCAAGAAGAAAAAGTGCCAGACCCAAATTATAATCACAATTTTGCAAGAAACATTGTGTGGACTTTTGAAAATATACAGATGCTTATTGGTACCGATATGCCAATATTTGGAGGGCTAACACACCCTTGTATAAGTCTGAGGTTAAGAGATATGACCAAACCCATTAATGTTTTAACCGGTATAGATTACTGGCTGGATAACTTGATGTGTAATGTCCCAGAAGTGGTGATGTGTTATCATTTGGATGGTATcgtgcaaaaatatgaattaataaaGACGGAAGATCTTCCTAATTTAGATCATTCTAAATTCAGTCCGAAAGTTATCAGAGATGTTGCTCAAAATATTTTaagttttttgaaaaataatgcaACCAAAGCTGGACATACTTATTGGTTGTTTAAAG GCAAGGACGATGAGGTGGTAAAATTGTATGATTTAACGTCTTTGTGCCACGATGTATCAGATGAGAAGGGTCAAAATCCATTTACTGTACCTGTTGCTATGCTACTGTATAGGGTAGCTCGTAACATGAAGTATTCTTCCGATTATCATAGACAACAGGGTACCATTAGAATGCTATTAAAGAACTGCATACAATTGTTAACTAAAGAAAAGTATCCTCAAATTGTGACATCTGCACATTTTATGTTGTCCGATCTTTACATACCATCGGATACAGATCCAGTTAGTCCTGGATTGTCCGATCAGAGCGACGAAGAAGATACTCAGAGCGAATCTAGTGCATTTCATGAAAGCGAAAAGGAtgaggaagaagaaaacgaagCGGATGCAATAAAATCTTTGACATTAGCTAATA TCAAGGAACATGCAGAATGCGAGGAACCGAAATACAAACCACCACCGATTTCCGGCACAATTAAAGAACGATGTTTAGCTGCTTTAGAACACGTCTGTTACGGACTCGAATGTTTACAATACTTTCCGACCAATGACAACaccgaagaggaagaaaaagaagcagagGTACAGGAAAAGGTGAAGAAACAGTATGAAGAAAGTCATTTAAATATGGCAAAACCATTTGAGGCAATTCCCATGCCTTATACGTCCttgaaggaaaaggaaaaggaaaaggaaaaggaaaaggaaaaggacgtTGAAAGAGAGGAAAGTTCGATAAATACTAGTCCTATTCATAAGAAGAAGTTGAAACAAAAAAAGGGTAAAAAGGGTGAGAAAGTTAtaacgaaagaagaaacgatAGAAAATGAACCGAAAGCACTGTTATGTAAGCTTAAGGCCGAAACTTTACCTACGTGGCAGGCGCCTAAAAAAAGCGATAACATCAGTTGGAATGCTCACTTGAAGACACTATTATATGAGAAAGCTTCGTTAATCTTCGCTGTACTCGCGGAACATGAATACGCGAATAGAAATTATGGGGCGTCACTGAGATATATGTTAGCAGTATTACGCTGTCAGAAGATATTGGAGATCTTTTGTGGTATAAGAAATGACAAGTCGATCAGTTATTTATTAGGTCGAGCGGGAGATTGTTGCTTTATGGCTGTACAAGATTGGTGTAACGTTGAAAAACACAGAAAGGATTATGAAACGAAGAATGGGATCGAAGAAAGGATCGTCGAAGAAATATGTAGTATGGAAGATTTAGATATGA ATGGTGCTGAATTGCTGCCACAACGTTTAGAGAGTTTGGAATTTACTTTAGTAGCGTCTTACAAATGTTACGAAAAAGCCTTATCATTAGAACCATTGGAAATggataaaaaaaatcttttaagaCGTTTAGGAAACATTCATAACGAATTAGGTGTGCTTTACATGAATCAAGCTGGAA caCGTTATCAGCAAGAAAATGCATCAGAAGAAACAGAATCATCTGCTGGTGTAACAGCGTTGCTTGCTCGTTCATTAACTCATTTAGAAGCGGGTGTGAAAGCTTTTGAAACGGTTCACGATGAAGTAAATTTAGCACTTTTACACTCAAATACAGGAAGACTTATGCGACTTTGCGCACACATGCATGTAAAAGAAAACAGCCAAGAACGTAATTTCTATAATAAAGCACTTGCGAGTTATCAAAAAGCGTTGCAAGTTTTAGGTTGTAGAAAGAGAAATCCTATGATTTGGGATACCATTACATGGGACCTGTCTACTACTTTGTTTACTATGGCTACCTTGTTACAGGATTATCCAACAGGTGGATGCAAA ACAGAGGAAGAATTGGAACGCGAAGTCGTCGATATTTTACAAAAAGCTCTGAAACATTGCGATATCGAAACACCTGGACCACGGCAACCAGTATATCAATTTCGTGCGGCAACTATTCAACATCGTCTCGCATCTCTGTACCATCGTGTTTACAGAGAATACGAACCGGACACGGATAACATTAAAAGGAAAACAAGTTTACAATTGTGCAAGTTGTATTATGATAAGGCTGCAAAGTTGTTGTTAGCTTTAGAGCAACCTACAGAATTTCTAACCGTACAAATGGAAAGGGTTGCTTTAGCTGAACATCAAGCACGTT GCGCAACAACCTTTAATGGGAAATTGAAAGCATACCAAAACGGTCTGGAATTAATATTACAATGTAGACCTATTATGGATATATTGTGTGATAAAAACAACAGTAGTCAGAAACAGAAGATAGAATGTAGAAGAAATGCTGTCAGGAACAAAGTAACGAAAGATATCCTCGAGGAAGGAAAAGGAAGCGAGGAAGAAAAGTTGATAGAAGACGAAGAACGTTTAGTGGTGTTACTTGAACAGAGATTACAATTTATCTTGCGATCTCTAACGAAATTATTTGTTAGCAAGAACAGTAATAAGAAAGA GTCTGAAACGCTGGCCAGCTTGTACAAACAGTGTTATAGTAAAACATTACGACCAGTCACAATGACCGGTTTGACGTTAATAGAACACATTGCGCAACTTTTACGAGAATTGGAGAAAATGTTATCGTCTATAGAATCTTGA